In the Aneurinibacillus soli genome, one interval contains:
- a CDS encoding YfiT family bacillithiol transferase, with protein MNVKFPIGQFRCDEEISFTQVNKWIEEICVLPTELHNIVEGLGDVQLDTPYRDGGWTIRQVVHHVADSHMNAYIRFKLALTENRPTIKPYDEGLWAELSDSKLPVAISLKLIEALHTKWAALLSNLTESDLKKEFIHPDSGVITVERNIGIYAWHGKHHLAHIQRLLERKGWE; from the coding sequence ATGAATGTAAAGTTCCCGATTGGACAATTTCGGTGTGATGAAGAAATTAGTTTTACACAAGTTAATAAGTGGATTGAAGAAATTTGTGTTTTACCAACAGAGCTTCATAACATAGTAGAGGGTTTAGGTGATGTACAATTAGATACGCCTTATAGAGATGGTGGGTGGACGATTCGGCAAGTCGTTCATCACGTTGCAGACAGTCATATGAATGCTTATATCCGATTTAAGCTAGCTTTGACAGAAAATCGACCAACAATCAAACCATACGATGAAGGGCTATGGGCAGAACTGTCCGATTCAAAATTGCCAGTAGCAATATCCCTGAAATTAATTGAAGCTTTACATACTAAGTGGGCAGCACTTTTATCAAATTTAACAGAATCGGATTTGAAAAAAGAATTTATACATCCAGATTCAGGTGTTATAACAGTTGAAAGAAATATCGGTATTTATGCTTGGCATGGCAAACACCATTTAGCGCATATTCAACGTTTACTTGAACGCAAAGGGTGGGAATGA
- the glmM gene encoding phosphoglucosamine mutase, with the protein MGKYFGTDGIRGVANTQLTPELAFKLGRLGGYVVTQNSKNERPKVVVGRDTRISGPMLERALIAGLQSIGAEVMRLGVISTPGVAYLTRTLEADAGIMISASHNPVQDNGIKFFGGDGFKLLDEKEAEIERLLDAETDELPRPIGGDIGTVLSYKEGAQKYLQFLKSTVTHRFDGLKIVVDCANGAASALAAQLFADMEADVVTIACNPDGLNINESCGSTHPEILQKTVVEQGAILGLAFDGDADRLIAVDEKGQLVDGDFIMAICGMSWKRRGKLKNDTVVSTVMSNIGFYKALEAAGVETRQTAVGDRYVMEEMRRGGYNLGGEQSGHIIFLDYNTTGDGLLSGLQLLDVVAELKKPLSEIAAETMRQFPQILINVRVADKSKLTGNIEIQTAVQAIEEKLGTNGRVLVRPSGTEPIVRVMAEGPDEEELKQYVDHIVSVVEKELA; encoded by the coding sequence ATGGGTAAGTATTTCGGAACAGATGGTATACGCGGGGTTGCCAATACACAATTAACACCGGAACTCGCATTTAAATTAGGTCGTTTGGGCGGATACGTTGTAACGCAGAATAGCAAGAACGAGCGTCCAAAAGTAGTTGTAGGGCGAGATACACGTATCTCGGGCCCGATGCTGGAGCGCGCACTGATCGCAGGCCTTCAATCGATCGGCGCAGAGGTTATGCGCTTAGGCGTTATTTCTACACCAGGCGTAGCCTATTTAACGCGCACGCTGGAAGCTGATGCAGGAATTATGATTTCTGCATCGCACAATCCAGTGCAGGATAACGGCATTAAATTTTTCGGTGGCGATGGGTTCAAGTTGCTTGACGAGAAAGAAGCGGAGATCGAGCGCCTGCTTGATGCCGAGACAGATGAACTGCCGCGCCCAATTGGCGGCGACATTGGCACGGTCCTCAGTTATAAAGAGGGAGCACAGAAATACTTGCAGTTCCTCAAAAGTACCGTTACACACCGTTTTGACGGTCTGAAAATCGTTGTAGACTGTGCGAACGGTGCCGCATCTGCACTGGCAGCCCAGTTGTTTGCCGATATGGAAGCGGATGTCGTAACGATTGCTTGCAACCCGGACGGATTGAACATTAATGAAAGCTGCGGATCGACTCACCCGGAAATCCTGCAAAAAACAGTCGTGGAACAGGGAGCCATTCTTGGCCTGGCGTTTGACGGTGATGCGGATCGTCTGATTGCCGTAGATGAGAAAGGCCAGCTCGTAGACGGTGACTTCATTATGGCGATCTGTGGGATGTCATGGAAGCGCCGTGGCAAACTGAAAAACGATACAGTTGTTTCAACTGTGATGAGCAATATCGGATTCTACAAAGCGCTCGAAGCGGCAGGCGTCGAAACGCGCCAGACTGCTGTTGGTGACCGTTATGTGATGGAAGAGATGCGTCGTGGCGGCTACAACCTTGGTGGAGAGCAGTCCGGTCATATTATTTTCCTTGATTACAACACGACAGGCGACGGTCTGCTGAGTGGGCTGCAACTGCTTGATGTTGTGGCAGAATTGAAGAAGCCGCTGTCTGAAATTGCGGCAGAAACGATGCGCCAGTTCCCACAGATTCTCATCAATGTGCGGGTAGCCGATAAATCCAAACTCACAGGCAATATCGAGATTCAAACGGCTGTGCAAGCGATTGAAGAGAAGCTCGGAACAAATGGACGTGTGCTCGTTCGTCCGTCTGGAACCGAACCGATTGTTCGCGTGATGGCGGAAGGTCCTGATGAAGAGGAGCTTAAACAGTACGTCGATCATATCGTGAGTGTAGTAGAAAAAGAACTTGCATAA
- the glmS gene encoding glutamine--fructose-6-phosphate transaminase (isomerizing), producing MCGIVGYVGSQDTKEILLRGLEKLEYRGYDSAGIAVVNDEGVQVFKEKGRIAALREIVDEQTKATVGIGHTRWATHGIPNRVNAHPHQSRSARFTLVHNGVIENYEQVKRSLLSGLSFVSDTDTEVIVQLIEKFVETGLPVEEAFRKTLQELKGSYALALIDQENPHVIYVAKNKSPLLVGLGSDCNVVASDAMAMLQVTDQFLELMDQEMVILKKDSVTIKDLEGNVITREPFTAEIDASDIEKGTYPHYMLKEIDEQPFVIRNIIQKYQQENGNLKLADDIRRAMQETDRIYIVACGTSYHAGLVGKQFIEKMAGIPVEVHIASEFGYNMPLLSAKPLFIFISQSGETADSRAVLVKVKEMGHKALTLTNVPGSTLSREADYTLALYAGPEIAVASTKAYIAQIAVLAILAADTAKAKGLDIGFDLMQEMGIVASAIETLCDSKDEMKKIADEFLGTHRNAFFLGRGVDYYVCLEGALKLKEISYIQAEGFAGGELKHGPIALIETDTPVVALATQESVSLNIRGNVKEVVARGANPCLISMAGMEEEGDRFVLPAVHEMLTPLVSVIPLQLISYYAALHRGCDVDKPRNLAKSVTVE from the coding sequence ATGTGTGGAATCGTAGGATATGTTGGCAGTCAAGATACGAAAGAAATTTTGCTGCGAGGCTTAGAAAAGCTCGAATACCGTGGCTATGATTCAGCCGGGATCGCGGTTGTCAACGATGAGGGTGTGCAAGTATTTAAAGAAAAAGGACGCATCGCAGCACTTCGTGAGATCGTAGATGAACAGACAAAAGCAACAGTGGGGATCGGTCATACACGCTGGGCGACACATGGCATTCCGAACCGTGTGAATGCCCATCCACACCAGAGCCGTTCAGCACGTTTTACCCTTGTGCATAATGGTGTGATTGAGAACTATGAACAAGTGAAACGCAGCTTGTTATCTGGCCTTTCTTTCGTAAGCGATACGGATACAGAAGTAATTGTGCAGCTTATCGAGAAGTTCGTTGAGACAGGTCTGCCTGTAGAAGAGGCCTTCCGCAAAACGCTGCAAGAGCTGAAAGGTTCGTATGCGCTGGCATTGATTGACCAGGAGAACCCGCATGTCATCTATGTAGCGAAAAACAAAAGTCCACTTCTGGTTGGGCTTGGTTCAGATTGTAACGTAGTCGCGAGTGACGCGATGGCGATGTTACAAGTAACTGACCAATTCCTTGAACTGATGGATCAAGAAATGGTGATTCTGAAAAAAGACAGTGTAACCATTAAAGACCTGGAAGGGAATGTAATTACCCGTGAGCCGTTCACGGCTGAAATCGATGCGAGTGATATCGAAAAGGGTACATACCCACACTACATGCTCAAAGAAATCGACGAGCAGCCGTTCGTGATTCGTAACATCATTCAGAAGTATCAGCAAGAAAATGGCAACCTGAAGCTTGCTGACGATATTCGTCGTGCGATGCAAGAAACAGATCGTATCTATATTGTAGCCTGCGGAACAAGTTATCATGCAGGGCTTGTAGGGAAGCAGTTCATTGAGAAAATGGCTGGGATTCCGGTAGAAGTACACATTGCGAGCGAGTTCGGCTACAATATGCCGCTTCTAAGCGCAAAACCGCTGTTTATCTTTATCTCGCAGAGTGGTGAGACTGCTGACAGCCGCGCTGTACTTGTAAAAGTGAAAGAGATGGGTCATAAAGCACTCACACTGACGAATGTACCGGGCTCTACCCTGTCGCGTGAAGCGGATTACACGCTGGCGCTGTATGCAGGTCCAGAGATTGCGGTTGCATCGACGAAAGCATACATCGCACAGATTGCGGTGCTGGCGATTCTCGCAGCGGATACGGCAAAAGCAAAAGGTCTTGATATTGGCTTTGATCTGATGCAGGAAATGGGCATCGTAGCGAGTGCGATTGAGACGTTGTGTGATAGCAAGGATGAGATGAAGAAGATCGCGGATGAGTTCCTTGGTACGCATCGTAATGCATTCTTCCTTGGTCGAGGCGTAGACTATTATGTATGTCTGGAAGGCGCACTGAAGCTGAAAGAGATCTCTTACATTCAGGCGGAAGGGTTCGCAGGTGGCGAGCTGAAGCACGGCCCGATCGCGTTGATTGAGACTGACACGCCTGTTGTGGCGCTGGCGACTCAGGAAAGTGTAAGCTTAAATATTCGTGGCAATGTGAAGGAAGTAGTGGCACGCGGCGCGAATCCGTGCTTGATTAGTATGGCAGGTATGGAGGAGGAAGGCGACCGTTTCGTGCTTCCGGCTGTGCATGAGATGCTGACGCCGCTTGTATCGGTTATTCCATTGCAGTTGATTTCGTATTATGCGGCACTGCACCGTGGTTGTGATGTCGATAAACCACGCAACTTGGCGAAATCAGTGACGGTTGAGTAA
- a CDS encoding AIPR family protein: MALNKILSGMVKEFCIKNSFSDFAESKAYEYLVNYVLVSKMHPEAFTDVSDLERINVDHGSTFGIDGIAFIINDNLVLNKADIELYSKSKVLDVKILFIQTKTEESYDSGKILKTIEAAQNFFGDRTMLPKNNESIGNAIEIYEEIMKYSNSKYLRKTSPEVFIYFATAARPCEDEFIINLVSSQEKKFTTISPDVKTISIHLLGGEHVIESYSEVENRVEVNILFKNTLSLDKIEQVEQSYLGYLPCNEYLKIITDSQGNLRRRLFYENVRDYQGPNNNVNKEICETLTDKDLKAKFILLNNGVTIVAKHLKSLGSNAFEMRDFQIVNGCQTSNEVFNAKETISEVLIPVKIIHTTDPDLISMIVRATNRQTPVPEEAFIALEKYHKRLQTLFDTYSREMPISLHYERRSGELNFQEKTLLSYQQVNLHSLIRAVTSVYFLDPHVVYNNNPANILRNRRERLFQEDHKPEIYYLSNYLLAKFVELQNKKVLKYHDYKIRYYVIMVARFILSGQSKLYELNSKDIEKDAKKIIDYLKKDEELVIRSFVEAKNIVNTTIHEFKKRNGSVGVDGILRDSNFNSQIKRALFENKYSVMK; this comes from the coding sequence GTGGCACTTAACAAAATTCTGAGTGGTATGGTAAAAGAATTCTGTATAAAGAATTCTTTTAGCGATTTTGCAGAAAGCAAAGCTTATGAATACCTTGTAAATTACGTTCTTGTTTCAAAAATGCACCCTGAAGCATTCACCGATGTCAGTGATCTTGAAAGGATTAATGTTGATCACGGGTCAACATTCGGAATTGATGGGATAGCATTTATCATTAATGATAATTTGGTACTCAATAAAGCTGATATTGAATTATACTCAAAGTCAAAAGTACTAGATGTGAAAATCTTGTTTATTCAAACAAAAACAGAAGAGTCATATGATAGTGGGAAAATACTTAAGACTATTGAAGCTGCTCAGAATTTCTTCGGTGATAGAACTATGCTGCCTAAAAATAATGAATCAATAGGGAACGCAATCGAGATCTACGAGGAGATAATGAAATACTCAAACTCAAAATACTTAAGAAAAACCAGTCCTGAAGTCTTTATATACTTCGCGACTGCGGCAAGACCATGTGAAGATGAATTTATTATTAATTTAGTATCTTCTCAGGAGAAGAAATTTACAACAATATCTCCAGATGTCAAGACAATTAGTATTCATCTACTTGGTGGTGAACATGTAATTGAATCATATAGTGAAGTGGAAAACAGAGTAGAAGTGAACATTCTATTTAAAAACACCTTATCGTTAGATAAAATTGAACAAGTAGAACAATCATACCTTGGATACTTGCCATGCAATGAATATTTAAAAATCATTACAGATTCTCAAGGTAATTTGAGGCGAAGGCTATTCTATGAAAATGTTCGTGACTATCAAGGACCAAATAACAACGTCAATAAAGAAATCTGCGAAACATTAACGGATAAAGATCTGAAAGCCAAATTCATTCTATTAAATAACGGTGTTACAATTGTTGCTAAGCATTTAAAGTCACTTGGATCGAACGCATTTGAAATGCGTGATTTCCAAATTGTAAATGGGTGCCAGACAAGCAATGAGGTTTTTAATGCTAAAGAAACAATTAGTGAAGTTCTAATTCCTGTGAAAATAATTCATACAACTGATCCAGATTTAATCTCGATGATTGTACGAGCTACAAATCGACAAACGCCTGTTCCAGAAGAAGCTTTTATAGCACTGGAAAAATACCATAAACGATTGCAGACACTATTTGATACCTATTCTCGTGAAATGCCCATTTCATTGCACTACGAAAGGCGATCAGGAGAATTGAATTTTCAGGAAAAAACCTTGCTCAGTTATCAGCAGGTAAACCTACATAGTTTAATCAGAGCGGTAACAAGCGTATATTTCTTAGATCCGCATGTTGTTTACAATAACAATCCTGCAAATATTCTAAGAAATCGCCGTGAACGATTATTTCAGGAAGATCACAAACCCGAAATATATTATTTATCAAATTACTTGCTTGCAAAATTTGTTGAATTACAGAATAAAAAAGTTCTAAAATACCATGATTACAAGATTCGTTATTATGTAATTATGGTGGCAAGGTTCATTTTATCAGGTCAGTCTAAGTTATATGAATTGAACTCAAAAGATATAGAAAAAGATGCAAAGAAAATAATTGACTACTTGAAAAAAGATGAAGAACTCGTTATAAGGTCATTTGTGGAAGCTAAGAATATAGTAAATACCACAATTCATGAGTTTAAGAAAAGAAATGGCTCTGTGGGCGTTGATGGTATTTTACGAGACTCAAATTTCAATTCACAAATAAAGAGAGCCTTATTCGAAAATAAGTATTCAGTAATGAAATAA
- a CDS encoding CdaR family protein: protein MDRWLSNNSFVKVMSLVMAILLWMIVTNSSTSSNGAVVGQPQVTSQVTPVKLEARYDDRKFIVHIPDTVQVELKGNRDILALSSLLSREKFDFYVDLSKYESGRYEVPVQYEGLPPGLDVVVTPSVVTVTIERIKKVQKDVRVAVVGQSSDVVKVGNVVVNPRTVTVTVPESQVKNIGLVQAVVNIEDATETVNSSVPIRVLDRRGQPIESARTSPSSVDVQVPLTIQPSKQVPLQVSFTGKPADGYGVTGLDVRPKEVTVYGTQEVLDHLSSYPVPAVNVDGITESKTVQVPLPLPKGVTRVDSPSVTVVVTVKAGKESIKQEKPPATTPTASEQQVSKSLEIPVYVNGVTDSQTSEIVKPESGRVHFNVIGTKEAIDQVEQSQLSASVDMSNKPPGQYTASVQVNLPSGVSLASDTANLQATVIIRDRASKS, encoded by the coding sequence TGGATAGATGGTTGAGTAACAACTCATTTGTCAAAGTTATGTCGCTTGTGATGGCCATTCTGCTCTGGATGATTGTGACAAACAGTTCCACATCATCGAATGGAGCCGTAGTGGGACAGCCTCAGGTGACCTCGCAAGTAACACCCGTCAAGCTTGAGGCGCGTTACGATGATCGCAAATTCATTGTCCATATTCCTGATACGGTCCAGGTAGAGCTAAAAGGGAATCGTGATATTCTAGCTTTATCTTCCTTGCTTTCTAGGGAGAAATTTGACTTCTATGTGGATCTGAGTAAGTATGAGAGTGGCCGCTACGAAGTTCCGGTTCAGTATGAAGGGCTTCCGCCTGGCCTTGACGTCGTGGTAACGCCAAGCGTCGTCACCGTTACAATTGAGCGAATCAAAAAGGTTCAAAAAGATGTACGTGTAGCGGTTGTTGGACAGTCATCCGACGTGGTTAAAGTAGGAAACGTAGTCGTGAATCCACGTACCGTAACGGTAACTGTGCCGGAAAGCCAAGTGAAAAACATTGGACTCGTACAAGCTGTAGTCAATATAGAAGATGCAACGGAAACCGTGAACTCTTCTGTACCGATCCGTGTTCTTGATCGCCGGGGACAGCCAATCGAGTCAGCGAGAACTTCACCATCGTCTGTAGATGTGCAAGTTCCGCTTACGATACAACCATCCAAGCAAGTACCACTTCAGGTGAGTTTTACAGGAAAACCTGCAGATGGTTATGGGGTAACGGGTCTTGACGTGCGTCCAAAAGAAGTGACTGTCTATGGTACGCAAGAAGTGCTGGATCATCTGTCTTCCTATCCGGTTCCGGCTGTGAATGTGGATGGAATAACGGAATCCAAAACGGTTCAGGTACCGCTTCCCCTTCCAAAAGGCGTCACGCGTGTTGACAGCCCGAGTGTGACCGTAGTTGTGACGGTTAAAGCAGGAAAAGAAAGTATCAAGCAAGAGAAGCCACCAGCAACAACACCGACGGCTTCCGAACAACAAGTAAGTAAGTCACTAGAAATTCCAGTGTATGTAAACGGTGTGACGGACAGCCAGACATCTGAGATCGTAAAGCCAGAATCAGGCCGCGTCCACTTTAACGTTATCGGAACAAAAGAAGCCATCGATCAAGTGGAGCAGTCTCAATTGTCTGCTTCTGTCGATATGAGTAATAAACCACCGGGCCAATATACCGCTTCGGTGCAGGTTAATCTTCCGTCTGGCGTGTCACTCGCGAGTGACACGGCCAATCTACAGGCGACGGTCATCATTCGTGACCGGGCTTCGAAGTCGTGA